From the genome of Syntrophorhabdaceae bacterium:
GAGGCACCGAAGACAAACCTGCTTACCACCTCGATCACCAGGAGGATCATGATGAGGAATATCAGCAAGCTGCCTATTGTTGCCAGTATTCTGTTACGGATCGTCATTTCTCCACCTCGCTATCTGCATAAGCCGTTGGTATTTCTTAAGCCTCCGATACGTATCAGAGGTTGCTACTTTGAATATTTTTCAGCCAGCTTCTTCGCCCGATCCATCAAGGCATTCCCCGGCTGTTTTTGTTCTTCAGCCTTCTTGACCCATTTTTCCAGCGACTCTTTTTCGCTCGCAGCGGCCCATGCGTTTACTTCCGAGACCGGAAGGTCAACAACAGTGGCTCCCGCGCTCTTCATCTTGCCTCTGATCTCAGCTTCCAGCGTCTTGATATCGCCCGCGAGCCTTTTCCCATATTCCTTACCTACATCCGATATCACCTTCTGTACCTCGGGACTCAGACTGTTCCATACATTCTGATTGATCGTAATAAGGGCTACAGAGCCGGTAAATTGAGGAACGACGAGGACCGTATGCTGTTTGCCGATCTCAAAAAGTCTGTATTTAAAGTAGGAGATAAAGGCTGTGTAGTTCGCCTGGACAGCACCTTTCTCCATTGCCGAGTAAATTTCCGTTCCAGGCAGGAAGACCACTTTGGCACCCAGCGCCGTCATATGCTCTGCGTCATAGCCGCCTGCACAGCGGACTCTCAGACCCTTCAGATCGTTCAGAGATTTAAGCGGCCTCGGTCCTCCGGCAGCCATCTGACCAAAGTAATGAAT
Proteins encoded in this window:
- the dctP gene encoding TRAP transporter substrate-binding protein DctP, whose product is MKRTRTLGNGNSGLIEGWGSYLILCALVLALFFAGTTPSYGETKTIRFAIYTPQRGLEGEAMTWLTGEIEKRTKGAVKFQNYFAGSLLKERETLRGVQSGAADMGYIFVPYFPRELTLWSIGEPFILGPVDPVKKAEFFSELYEQSPELQTSLKVYNQKLVAIHYFGQMAAGGPRPLKSLNDLKGLRVRCAGGYDAEHMTALGAKVVFLPGTEIYSAMEKGAVQANYTAFISYFKYRLFEIGKQHTVLVVPQFTGSVALITINQNVWNSLSPEVQKVISDVGKEYGKRLAGDIKTLEAEIRGKMKSAGATVVDLPVSEVNAWAAASEKESLEKWVKKAEEQKQPGNALMDRAKKLAEKYSK